In Aedes albopictus strain Foshan chromosome 3, AalbF5, whole genome shotgun sequence, the genomic window gtaacgcctacaGAACctatcgaaaatcctctgaaactctctacattgctttcgaaaaccccctcagacccccgaaatcctaactgagatctcttggtaccccgctgaaacctctttttggggggagggagtGTCTGGTCAAAATCCAAGCTCCAAGCTGTACGATGGGGTGGGTCTGagatttggtctacgtggtttgtcCACTCGTgggtaactgacactgaggaagattacaagtggtaatcgATATACTAGTATctgtcaaaaaaaaacaaaagtattAAAGGGCCAAATTGAAAGGAACAGCAATGATTATACTTATTCAAGTAATGTTGAAGAACATAAAACGGGGGTTTTATAGTCCTTCTGATATACGTTTTATTGTGTATAATTTCCAGGAAAAAAGCATGGAAAATGATTTCGAGAAGACAACTGCGGCTCTCACTTTTGACGATTCGGATTTCGTTACGATTTGTCATGCAGACATGTGGACGAACAATCACATGTACAGCTATCACACATCCGGAACTCCCAAAGACGCTTTACTGGTAATGGCTTTCTGTTCTCTTCGAGAACTACAGATCAACTTGTCCTTACGTGCACATTTCTCATTCCAGATCGACTACCAAGGTCCCTTCTACGGGTCCCCCGTGTCGGATTTGTTCTACTATATTGTGAGCTCACCGTCGCTGGAGGTGAAAGCAACCCGCTTCGATGAAATGGTTCAGTATTATCACACCCAACTGGCCGAAGCGTTGAAGAAGCTAGCCTACCCGGGCACCATTCCCAACCTGCGAGACTTGCACATAGACATGTTGAAACGGGGCTTCTTCGGAATGCAGTGCCTGTATGGGATTCTCCCGGTGGTTTTGGCCGACAAGAGCGAGAACGCCAATATGGACGGATTTTTCGGCGAAAGCGAAGAGAATCAAAAGTTTCGACGAGACGTGTACGGGAACCCGCTGTATTACAAACATTTGAGTGCACTTTTGAAGCTTTTTGATTCGAGGGGGTTGTTGGACTTTGAGTAAATATATCTGTGACAAACATTGAAAAAAAGTGTTGTATTTAGTTTCGGAATGGAACGATATGCGGTTGTTTTATGAAATTGTCAATGGTGGGAAGTagaagactgcgccagtgctcgCTATGTGCACCATGTGCAATGAACAGGTAGGAAATTTGCTGGTCAACAAAACAATGGCAGCAATCAGCTGGATGGAGCACTTTGAAGATTTGTTGCATAGTAACAGTGAAGGTATATCCAAGAGCAGGGTTAACATAGTTGTTGGGTGAAATCACCAATATACTAGATTAGGTTAAAGAGCACATAAACGAGCTCCAGACAATATATCTTAAAACAATATTTACCCTTCAGTTTATCCTAGACCTGGATGTGGAGTGCGACGTGCACAAGAACCATCTGTTCATTGGTTCTGAAGTAGCATTCGATTCAGTGTAATGAAATGAGCTTTTGTTCTAGATTGTCATACACTAACTAGAATGATACGTGCAACGCTGGATGGAACAACATCAAGTTTTCAGTTTCCCAAATTTATTCACATGTTTATGTTAAGACTTAATCTAATGGAAGAACAAATGGGTCTTGTCTGAGTATTGAAACATCACAAACATAATTCTCTTTGGTTTAGAATAGTACAAAACCTAAAAATAAAACAATTATCCGGTATGAGTCCCATACGGAGAGATGTATTCTCGCTGATGGAAGGATGGATGCAGGTGGTTTGCATGGTGCGGATGAACCAGGTTCGGATACAGCTCCGGAGACCGCCCATCATGGTGCGTCGGTGTTCCGTTCAGCAATTCCGCCATAAACCCAATGTAAGTGATAGCCAAACGAAGCGTTTCGATGCGAGAAAGTCGTTTCTCGTAGGCAAATGTTGGGACCTAAAATATATGGTAATTCTGCGTTACGTACTATCAACTACAGAGATGTCCTTGCAGAAAAGCGAATACCTTCCGTCTCAGCTTATCGAACGCCTCGTTTAGGTTGAACATTCGGCGGCGCTCGCGAATGTTGGCTGCCCGGCGTTGGGCCATCGATGCCACCCGACGGCGAGTTTTCTTCGTGCTCGATTGGGAAGGGGCCGGTTGAGCGCCCCGTGGAGACAGGCGTTGGCTGACGAAGCTGCCCACTTGCTGGCGGGGCCAAATTGCTGTAAAATAATGGAGTtgtttttttaggaaaactgGATTGTTTAGTTCATCAGTAAAAAGGTGGTTTAGAAGATtgatctggtcaatcacggagtaaccAGGAAGGGAGCAAAGAACAAACGAAGGACGATACAATTCTTTACTTTTACaattagacacattccacgcacttctacgccaagtatgtgaaatttcaaactgatttttttGCGCCAAGCTTTCCAGTATATGAAAAAGAGTAGATTTAATCtcaggaaaaccatttgttttacttaaaatttgactggtaacatATTTAAATAACTAGGTGaaataatagcattttatgttataaaaatgaaatttccattgataattttcaaatatgcctgcttgcatgttaaagttcgaaaacattatacctattttttgtcAATGttaagtaccgtcaaggcgccattcaccgtgtgccttcgaatattttttcattatttccatattatgattgaatgatatgacaatttcccttcaatttcaccaatacaacacgaatgcattgttaccatgtcaaaacgctcattagaaacatttaaaagtatcattttgacactaaaatgtgtttacatgaagcgggtttctgctcgttcactgcattcatagtgaaaaaacgaaaaccgcgctaaggtgatttaagcgataaactaaatgtagtaacgtttttattccaccaagaagcaattaaattcacatatcagatatgtattttgcattaccgaagtaagtttaacaagaaagtacgattactcgtactttttaattgaaacaaaaaggcacggtaaatgggtaccctaaaaatcaatggtctccattcaccgtgccccatattatcccatatatctagaaaaaaaatgagaaattgaacatgcgtttttctaataaaatcttgcaagttattacttgaaatgaatttaaacgaagaaaattttcttggctgggttgttttgatcatttttaaacaaagtagaaaaaatttctcatacacggtgaatggtgacctaccaaggaattaggcgaccctattaccctttactaattgtactatatcaccaaattttgtgaaaaattttctacttctgtggatattgctttaattttaacctataatgaaggcaattaaaaccggcaccaacaatgtttataagactggtgtcaaatgacagcccttatttgccctgaatcctcttagatccacggtgaatggtgccttgacggtataataatgtatattttatacacccaaaggacacttttcataaaaatgggtttcgatatgctttaaccctttgaagccggaatttttctaagcgttaTTCTGCaggtttttctacgtttttctggaGTTTTGGaggtcaatagtataaaaacgatAGAATATAAtgcgaaatatttttttctgggtattttaggtcagccaaactattcttgagttaagatccttaagtctatgggtggaACGGTgacttctttcactatacaaagctacgatttgtaatctatcatgtccagtaagtcttctgaaaggctaatagacagtatcaggtcagtcgcgatatcctaggtcatccaaactgttcttgagtttaaatcctaaagtctacgggtgcacggtgtcaaaatttcgattattatcgaacattcatgtacctagaatttttcttcgaaaatgattagtaattgggctatatattcataatcggaaaaccagaaaatatttcatcggagaaaatttttccatacattttgtatgggacgtttttgggctaaaatagtaattattgatttttagtatggttttccccgatagaatattttcaaattttgcatttataaagtATAACCGAAATTCTaatattctatgaagaaaaatccaaggtacatgaaagttcgataataatctaaattttgacaccgtggggtgtaacggtaacttctttcattaaaagctacgatttgtaatctatcatgtccaccaagtcttctgaaagttacagtgactGTATTTATCaaataagcttcataacagtagggagcccataatatccctaaaatatataacaacgcatgttctggcagcacggacgACGATTGCCAGCGCCGAATACAGAATCCTACTCATCGGACAGATGTCTACGATCAACAATGACTTGACATTGCACAGACGCAGATGCCGATAAACGTGTGGTTGCTATTGTTCAACGtgattgaaatttgatatttttatgaCAAATTGTGCAGTATGGATTAATGCTTATGAATTAGCTAATTGATGGTTCCACCGTGGGTTTAAGCCGATTATATTTTTGAATTCGTTTATTTTTGAGTGGATATAGGTATGATTGTATATTCCAGTTGCTTATAGGTTAGCTGAACAGACGAATGTTCTATTATTATTTGTAGAGTCGTGAAGGCTCGTTTTGCAGGGTAACCGACCGCGCATATAGGTATACTAAGTACCACTAGGTATGTTCAAATTATGAATGATAGATAAATCGTGTCCTGTATTGATTGATACCACCGATAGGTAACGGTAACAAACGCTTTCCTAAAGCATCGTGTCCGAGGGGAAACGAACGGCAAAGGCAAGACTAAATGTACTAAATTTCACATGACTCTCTCGACGCACTTTCTAATAAAAACCTTTGAAGCTGCAAGCTTTGAGCTGCAAACA contains:
- the LOC109422557 gene encoding protein Fer3-like encodes the protein MTTFPSDPHHHWESANGHMEPPFPPEVSPFTPIWGQENPSPMVHYPELMAAGFPCADLAIWPRQQVGSFVSQRLSPRGAQPAPSQSSTKKTRRRVASMAQRRAANIRERRRMFNLNEAFDKLRRKVPTFAYEKRLSRIETLRLAITYIGFMAELLNGTPTHHDGRSPELYPNLVHPHHANHLHPSFHQREYISPYGTHTG